In Ciconia boyciana chromosome 14, ASM3463844v1, whole genome shotgun sequence, the genomic stretch TGGGGTTCATCCGAGGTTTGTTTGGAGATATCCTGAATAATTCAGCTGTATGTTATGCATCGCTCACTTCTCACGGCCGACGGTAAGGGACTGCTGAACACCTCGGCAGCACTCATCCAGCTCAAAGACCGTTCAGCGACTCTTCCCACAAAGCATTCATCCAAACCATCTGTGAAGACGACCCAGCTGGAGTGGCTTACAGAGTTCAGAAAACTTGCATAGATATGGTCCAGAAAAGTTCTGATTGTGCTTTAAAAGTCTcatcattaaagaaaagaaataaaataatggttTCATTCTTTGCACTGGTAGAATTGACACTACCACTCAGGCTCCTCATGATCCTCTCCATGCAGCACTATGCAAAtgtggagcagggctggacTTTATATGCCGTAATTTTTTGGAGGGTACTGCCAGAAAAACAGTAGCCCTTAAACTGGGAGGCTTCATGTCTGTGCTCAACACTAGCCACAGCTCTGCATCTCTTCTCCTATGCAATTCCTTAAAGGACTAAATGTCCTGTTGAATAGCAGAAACCATCCCGGAGCCTGTCTCTGAACAGCGGGACCATGTCACATGAACAGGGCACTTGAAAACCTATATCCATAGCAGGGATGTGGATCAAGTCTGTTCAAATGAAAGATTATTCCTGCGTAGCCAAAACGCCAGACTCAAGCTGGGACTGCAAGACTTAGCACCTTAAATACTTTACTCAGCCATTGGATTTATTAGGACTAAGTTCTTCATATTAATTAGATGTTGTCATTTGGTCCTGTCCCACAGGGAGCCTTCCGAAGCTTTTAGCAGTGGATAAAAGGGCGCAGGTTCACGTGACCAGCATCTCCCCAGGCTCCTGTTTCCAAGAGCAATCCAAAGTGATGGTGGTGCTCTTCCAGAATTAAGGTGTAAAATATCCTGTAGAAAGCAGGAATTGAACGACACAATTACAGGGATTTGTTTCTGACTGCCTATACGCAGAAGTTGGTTACGATCTGAAGTCTGAAGGGCTTCAACCCTcccaaattcttctttttcagtctgtaCAGAAATGCAGCCACCCTTTCCTGAAGCCCGCTGGCCACACGGATGTCCTGCTGCAGTGACTCTGCAGACTCACTGCTGCTAACGTGAACGCGTGTCCTTTGCCTTCTTCCAGGGTGTCCCCTTAAGCCTTTTATCACATcgtgaaaaacagcagaaagaaaccatCGAGGTACCAGCTCTGAACTTTTCACGCTACAAAACCAGAGCGAGATTTTCAGGGAAACAGGCTCCATTAGTCGAAAGGACACTTTAGAGGGACTAGCTGCAAATCAATGAGGTTCTCTCTTCAGACCAGCCTTGCTCACAGAGCCACTATGAAAGCTCACCACTGCACACAAAAAAGCTCCTTGTTCACCATATACCAGGGAACTCGTATATCTTTTTTAACCTTCTTATCCAAAAGAAAATGACCTGCATGGAATGAATAGATTTTTTCAAGGTTGCTTAAAGCCCCAATTCCAATAAACTTACTTCAGacaagctttaaaaaaccctGCCCTATGCCATAAGCAGCTTAGAGACACAAGCGCTACTCAAACTGAATATCGAAGCAGGAATCCGGCCTTTTGCATTTGATGTGGTCTTGTTGAAGGTCCATCTGATGCTCTTTTTATCCACTGCCAACTACAGGACACAATTCAGTCCTTATCCAACAgatgcacagaaacaaaatttttcatttctatggAAACATCAATTAAAAGTAATAGGACAAGTTTTTCTCCTCCAGTAAGTCCTGTGCTACGCAGTTTTCTACCTCCGCAGGAGAAGTACGTATAAGGAACTGCTTGCTGAAATAAAGGTTGCCcatttcatttgccttttgtGCCACTAAAGGCAACTCATGTCTGGCAACACACGAGCCACATTCTGACCTCTCCCATGCCAATCTAAGTTAGGGATAGCCATACTGACAatgttgaaataaaaccaatatAAATAAGAGCAGTGGCCAGCGCTGCGTATTTGAGTTTCTGGGGGCCTCTCTAGAAACATGGATTCTCTAAATTGTCACATAAACCTCCCTCTGAACTATGGAGCATGCAGTGACCCTGGCAGACATCGTACCCATGCACTCAACTGTATTACGTTCCCCCTCCTCCCGAGACACCAAAAGAGAAATATGCAGCTTTGCAGGCAGGGTCATGAATCCCTGTGCGTACACTAGCTCTGTCCTGAACTCTCTCTTGAGACAGGGGATCGATCCTGCAAAGAACCTGAGGCCACTCAGCACCTCTGCTCGCTGTTCTGACTCTTGCAGAATGAGGTCTTTTGCGAGTCGGCTGGTTCTCCAGGTCCATCCACCTCTGAAGGATGGCCCAAAGGCTGGGGCTCTGGAGGACAAGAGCAGCTTCTCTGCTCAGTTGGCTCTGTCTCTGCTCCACCCCTCGCCCTCCCTCGGCCGAGCCTGCCCTCTGCCGTGCAGCACTCACATCTATGCCGTCCTTGCCAGATGGTCCAGGGGGTCCTCGTGGTCCAGGAGGGCCTTGTGGTCCTACTCGCTGAAAAGAttggggggaagagagagataaGAGTTTATTTTTGCATCAGAAGAAACTTATGGGCTAAATCACAAAGCAATGGCCAAGTCCTACAGCTTAACCCTGAATCTGCACTAACCCTTCATCCCTCAGGGCCCCCCACCATCCTGGGTGGACTCGGAGGAGCTCAGGACCGGTGCAAGGCTCTTTGGAAAACCCTTTGGATTGAGAACATCCTCAGGGCTCCCAGCTCGTTTAACTGGTGGCTTATGCTGGGAATCAGAGCTGGTCGCTGGGCAGCAAATGGGTTTGGTTGTATAGGCAATGGTTCTCACTGCCTACAGGCACGTTTCATTttgggcagaggaggaaatgcAAAGCCCACGGAAAATAGGTGCCAAGTGCTtggcattaaaaattaatttatagtCCCAGTCTGATGGGGTGATGGAAGAGCCAGGCGGACATTGCTgaagacagaaggagaaagggaaagtcTCCTCTCTGAGCAGGATGCCATTTGAAAATCTGGGATTTTGGAGGAGGTctgaggtggggggaaggaaagaaaggtcCAATAAATGACTTCTGTATGGAGAGGGCTCCAGAGAGCAACTTGCTGTACCTTCGGCGAACAAAGGTTTCATTGTACAAGCAGCTCTGCTCGCAGCAGATGAGGGCAGCTCTGAATTCCCAAGCCAGACTGCAAAAATTCCTCACTAACACAGTGAAAAACCTCACTGAGGAGTTACTTCCCCAGGCAATAGTATTAACACCACACAGGGAAGTTTAATATAGCTTCATGTCTGAAGTGAACAAAGGTTAAATATGCTATTTTATAAGTGTAAAGTTTGAAAATTGATTGGGggaagaaatatgaaattctGATTCAGACGAAGACCCAGATCAGATCAGTCTCATTGGCAACCTATTACTTCATTGGAAAAGAAAACGCTGTCTCTTACATCAACAGGTCTCCCCTTTCCCAAAGGCTTTATCTCGTAACTGCATTCCTGAATAGAAAGACAACACTTTTATGGAAAGTATAAAGCAGCAGTTTCTACACGTGAAGATAGGATCTAAAAGCCTCCCTACGCAGGTAAGAAACCAGATGCGCTTGCTAGGCACTCTCTGTACAACAGCACAAGCAACACACGTTTTTAATAAACTTTAGACTCTAATAACCTGCTTATTGCCACATTTCATCCTGCAGGTATAACATACACAGATCACCATCTTTTTCCCTTACGGACTTTTTTCCTGAGCATAAGATGTAAATGAGGCTTCTTACCTGCGCTGATGTTGTGGCTAATAACTGACATAGGAAGAGAAGCCCAAGAGCGGAGGATCCAGCCATGGTGCCCAGGCTCTGCCTCTCTTCGTTCCTCCAGGGCAGCTAAACCGTTTCTCCTCCAGGGTCCAGCAgatccctcctcctcctcctgggtCTCAGCTTACACAGGAGAGACTCCTCGCCTCCAGATAAACCTGCGGCTCCAGCTGGAGGGGCAGAGCTCAGGAGCACAGGCAagaggggctgagctgggaggagagaggaggttttggaaggaggtgggagaaggagggggagcagCAGTCAGGCAGGAAGAGAAGCTCTCATTCATGCCCcgctgggcagccccagccttgAGCAAACAGGGAGGGAGCCTAAGGAAGGGGCCAGACTGCAGACACACCACAGGAGCAAAAttcagctgctccagctggagaTACAAAGATGTTCCTTAGGTCTCTCCCGGGCCACTTCTCAAAGCCCATCACCGCCTCAGTGCTGGACAGATAAAAAGCAACACAGAGTGAGAGTTATTCAGTGCCTGAAGCTACCTAACTTCACAAGAGAAATTAATATACCTGTAACGAGCGCAAGATGCACTACAGAGAAATGCATTTACTGCTTTGCGAGATGGTTTATTAGCTCCGGAGGTGTAttcacatctgtttttttttttttttttcagggagatCTAAAGAATGCCAACTTGATTTCTTGAGAAAGTGATGAATCCTACCAGAGAACAGATGATCACAGACAGATACAAGGAAgtagaaaaaaggagaaacattctcagagccagaaaaaaaaataaggaagaattGCCATTGAAATACTTGCAAGGAAGGAACAGGATGACAGTCCCCAGCTAGGTGATTGCAAATGGCAATATATTCACAAAGACGCATCTCCTGCAAATAGCTTCATGCTTCCCTTTATCGATTAAAGACAATTTCATCCAAAGCAGGGCTTGGAAGTGGAAAGGAACAGTGGCAAGATTCATCAGGACTGAAATGACACGGCTCATTTGGTTAGTAAGAGGAGAGCAGAagtggaaaagcaaagcttaaaaaaaatgaaataccagGTTTCAGTTTGGCATCCTTACGCCAGGAGGTTTACATGAGCACACAGTGCGTGCCTgtccagctccccagcagccaaTATTCCACCAACCTCGACAGAGGGATAAAGGGCTCAAAGATTTACTAAGTTCCTACAAGATTTTATGAAActggcagctggggacagcaagGGAGTGTGTGCCTGTATGTCTCTGGATGGCTTCAAAGTAACTTGAATGCTTTATTAGACACCACTAACCCCGCAGAGGGAGAGCAGCGCAGTGGCACGAACTGCTTCGCACAGTGCTTGTACCTCCTCCTTTGCACTGAGGCCAACTGATGGCAAGAGAGAAGGCAAAGCAGATCCAAATTCCTCGGCCACACGTTGCTCGTAGCAAGCCAGGGACTGGAGGGCTGCTGCAAGCGGAGCCTGCTTATGACCAGCAAGGGAAGAGCCCTGGGAGTGTTCACCTTCAAGCCCACCCCCCAGAACAAGAGGAGGACCAGTCCTCCTCTCCTTCCGCGTCCCCAGGCGGAAGGAGCACAGCTGAAGGGACACAGTGACTTACAGAAATCTTTACCACAAAGACTTGGGCTTGTGTCCCGAAGGAAAAGGCCCACTAGACTAAAGCCCCCATATGCAGATCGGccagctgccctcctgcctgctaGCCCCAAGAGCTGCTCAAAAGCAAAGTCCTTGTTTGCTCTACAGAGCATCACAACACACACTTGGGAGGATGGCAGCACAAAGCCAGGACGGGGCatactgaaacatttcaaagcacaTCATTAAACAAGAAGCATGTAGGGGGGTGTCTTTTCCCCCACAAACATTCACTGGCCACATTTTACAGTGGTGGAGGAAGACTGAACATCATCTCCACATGGAACAAGCAGCAGGTTTATCTCATGGTGAGCCCACCAGACCTCTGCTTGAGAACGCTGGAAATCCCCAGGCACCCACTCGTGGGAGGTGCCCAAGCAACGGGAGATGGCTACAAGGGGCGGTGGTGGGGGGGCAGATATACGGTCATGTCCTGCCCTCAAAGATGAAGAAAACGTAAGTGGAAACTGGTATTAAAGTCATGCTTTAATAGGTGACATTAATGTAACTCTGTGATACAGCTCCGAGTGCTGGAAAACATCCTGTGAACTCACTGCAAACACCTACAGCCGAAACTCTAAACCCGATCGTGATAGGGAACAGTTTGGTTTGAGCACTCCAGACTAGGGCTCACAGTGAAATCCcattaaacacaaaaacaaaccacacatcACCATAACAAGATATATGATCTATGCCCCAACTGAGCACATATTCACaattaaaacttcattaaataaaaaaattactataaatCTGTACAAAAGCCACGATTAACAATTTCTTATGAATCTTTTATGAAAGAATTTTCACTCAACATCTTCAAGTATTTATATCTGTAGTTAAGTGTATTCTTATTGGCTATTTAACTCCATTtgttcataagaaaaaaaaaagtagtattttaaaaatattaaagcctTTTTCCAGCACGTGTGTGACCATGAACATTAGATGTTAAGCTTGCAGACTTTTATTCCCACACACATGTGTGTGGCATGCTGGATCAGGACCTACAGTCTGGGAAGGCAAGTCACCGATCAAATTCCTTGAAAGACGAAGCTTCTTAAGAGCTGTAGCATAGACAGGAAAACATTGCACAGGCTACTGCATCTGCTCTCTGGCAAGGCGGGCAAGCCTCTAGCCATCTCCTacataaaacaaacagcacctaaaaacccccaaactaaaccaaacaaTCTGAGCAAACAGCAAGTCCAGACCTTCTGGCTGTTGGAAACAGTTTCCTCCGCTTCATGAAATAGGTCCTCTGTTGTAAATCTCTAGGAGCGAAAGTGCTAAATTGTTTAATGCTCCTTCAGACTTGGTTGAATACTGTGTAAGTCAGGCAGAATAGCTAACAGGGAGGTCAGGAACATTAAGGCAGGCAAATAGCTGGCAAGGTCTGAAAGTAAATTCTTGAGGGCTGTAAATAAATGAACCAGACAAGCGTACCCCCTCCAATTAAAGTTTCAATTAACTGCCCCACAAAGCCCAGTGGTTTCCAGACGTGTTGCACTCTGACATGCCCTCACTGTCTGACATGCTGATCATTAATGGTAAAACAATCCTGCCCTAACTAGGAAGTGGGTTAAATTTGACACATCTAACTTCATGCAATGGGCCTGCAGAAGAGACAGCCCCACAGGCAACTGCAAATTAACGGCAGTCTGAAAAGATGCAATGACAAATATTTGTTCTATTTTGGCAGCTGAGGAAGGAAGGCCTTTGAACAAGCAGTGGACATAAATACCTGTGGAAGACTATCAAGGGTCTGAAAGTGATGGAAAAAcctggggaagagcagctctGGACAGCTTTACGCAAAGTCTGAAGGTTTTTCTCTTAGAAACCAGTAGACAATTCACGTTCTCAATTCTAGCAAGCACTACAAAGCAATTTCTGTGGGGGATAAATGGAACAAATTAATCAGCACTTTGCACCCTAGAGAACAGTATCTGTACACAAAGGCTAATACTGGTCAGAGATACGTTTTGACTATGCATTTTATCCCAGTCTCAAGTCAAACCTACTTTCTTTATAGGAGGAGAGGCAACTACACTCTTACATGATGTGAAATGCATATACTCATCTCTTTCAGGCAAACGCcacaaaaataatgatttatgCCCTAGGAAGCAGACACACAGCATCTTTGCCAGGAACAAATCTCCTGGGAAGGTACAgcctttcaaaataataaatagaagTCACATGGTAATAGAAAGGCCTGGCAAATTAGGTCATGCTCTCTTACATTAAAAGTCatgtatttaataaatacttGACTAGTTCAAACAAGGAAACAGAttagttttcctcttctctttaaGAAGGGACATACCAGAACCAAAGCAAAGTGCAAAAATCCCTGTTACTCCAAGATAGTCCTGAAGATCAGATAAAAAACAGGAACAGAACACAGCCTGTCCATGAAGATGActaaatttgatttttactCTTTAGGGTAACCAAGGGCTGGATCTCAGTGAAGTTACTACAGACAATTAAAAAAGCGTGAAAGGGTGAAAGTCAGACAGGGGCTAGCCTGGATCAGCCCAAAGGAAGTTTATTCTTCCGTGTACTTCTGGTATCCAAATCACTAAAGCTGCCTCCTAGCAGTTAGGGCAGTGTCATCTCCGCTTGCTCGAGTGCTTGCCGTGCTGGTCTCACTCTGCTGCTACCGGCTCTTCATCAGGTTCTGCTGCATGCTCAGAGCTTTCAGGTTTTTGTGTTGCAACATCAGCACTGTCTTCTTCAGGACAAGTGGATGCCATGCTCTGCTCATCACTCTCTGGAACTTGTTTCTTGTCTGTGACTTCTGCTTGCCCTTTTCCACttccattttctgcctttttatgCTGTTCTACCCCATCTACCTCACTTTCGCCTCCCAGGAGTGTGCTGTTGCAGTGGTGCTGACCACTCCTTGCCACGACTTGATCTCCACTCAACTCCAAGCCATCACTTATTGGAGTAGTCCAGCCAGTCTTGGGGAGCCTGGAACCAACCGGGGGTctcacagccccaccatttgcaTCACCACCACCCTTCTCACTTGTCGCTTccacagctgcattttcctcactgacattttcttttttggcctCAGTGTTTGCAACAGATGGATTTAACTTGGCACTACAGGCAGAGGGCCCCATGTTCAGGTTTATGGCCAAGTTGAATGTTTTGCTTCTCGATGTTCTTTTATCAACTTTCCTCCGTTTTACAGCTGCATCAGTGGTCTCTGGCACTGTTGAGCCTTTGGTGCTTGCGTCGTCTTCTTTCAGTGTTTCCTGGTCCTCTTCTGCTTGTAAGAGTGGAACTAAGGAGGGGATTTCTGCATCAATCGCACATTCTCCCAGATTACGGGAAATGTTTTCAATATCAGTAGGGCTTTTCAATGGTCCACCCCTTTTAGCATCTGCCATATTTGCATCcagttttctcttcttgctcTCCTTTGTGCAATCATTCTCTGCCGTACCCTGCACTTCTTCAGTCTCACTGTTTAaatcctccttctcctgctgagTAAACgaaatttctttctcctcttcatcaTCCCCTCCCTTTGAAATGCATTCGCTTAACTTCTCTTTTACATCTTCATCATTCCCTTTAGGCTGCAAGTCCGCAGCATCTCCagctttctgttcttcctcGAGAGACTGGTTCTGATCCTTTTCCACAGAATCATCACATTTTTTACCAGAAGTTTCCTGTTTACCTTCAGTCTTTTGGTGCAGCTGTGACTTGGTAGAGCGCGCTCTGTACTTCAAGAGTTTGTCGTGCGGTCCCCATACAAAGCTGCCTCGAGGTCTGAAGTGTTGCCAAGCGTAGTGGACTAGTTCTCTTCTCTTCCGTTTGCTTCTGATGGTGAACAGGAAGTAATCCAAGGCACTTCTCTTGACATTTGGTAACGTCTCCTTAACAAGAGTTTCTGTTAGGAAAAACTTTACCAAGTGCACTTGATAGCGTTCATATCCCATCTCCCCCAGGCACTTCAGGATGCGCGTAATCCGCAAATTGTTGTGGCTAAACCTGAAACAAACAGATAAGCAAAGTTGTTAAGTGAATCTTACAAGCTTGAAGTCACAACGAACCCCCAGGGCacctgcaaaatgttttgtgcaTTATTGACTGTGATCTATTAAAGACTACTTGACAATGCAGATGGGAGCATAGGGGGGCTTACTTTTAAAGCACCTACTGCTGCTGTCTGCCTTTAGCAGTACCTTCCTAGCCCTTCTTGGGCTGCTTGGATTAATCATCTCAACTGCTTGGAAAGGTTCTGGCTTTCTACATCACCCACCAGTAGATAACGGCTACCATATTAGGTCAGGCACACAAGTCCATGCAGCCCAATATCCTGTCCCTGACAGTGACCCTGCAGGGTAAGCCTGTAGAAAAGTAGAATAATACAGGCATGTAAGGATGCTGCCAGAAATCCACAACTTAGGGACTTAAGCTAGACacaggtggggttttttttgttttggtgttgtttttttttttaaatacttgataGTCttcaagttgttttttcttttgcgAGTGTGCCCAGTCCTTTTAGAGCCCTTGTTAATATCATTAGGGATACTAGAATATGAAGGGTCATTACTATCTCTATGATAAGACCTGCAATAATATAAAAACTTTACCATCAATTTGCAGAGCACTTTTCAACCAAGgattcaaagcattttacacATGTTAAGGCAGATAAACAATCAGGGAAGCATATGGAAACACTCCTATTTTGTAGTTCAACAGAATACTGCAAAGGCAATTTGGCTACCtgtgaaaatgtttcagtgaTTCCTGCttaaaatatggttttaaaCACAAGGTCTGCTAGAGCAAATATTAACATCTCCAAGTCTGTATTTCGTACTTCAGGACACCAACATGAAGAATGCCTGCTGTTAACAGCCGCACCgaatacaaaagaaaaccagtctCAGCTGGTTTACTTATTACACTTGTCACTTATTAAAGTGACAGAGAGTGTGATGACCTACAGTCAGAGGCTGAGTcaagttaaaaatactttagcTAGCTAACTTTATCAACAAAAGCCTCCATTCCTCAAGGGCTGAGGatattctttacttttttttcttctcaaagaagAGCCTAGCTGTAGTAAATGACCAGCAGTATGAACAGAGACTCACCGGTTCAAGTTCTGAAATCGTTCAGCCCAATTCTCTGCTCTCTTGAGTTCTCCAGTTTCCTCGTTGATCAGAATGATTCCATAAAATCTCAGCATGAGCTGATAAGCACGTACAAACCTTTGCATAACTTCCTTGGATTTCTTAAAGGCCTGAAAACAAGACAGACCAATG encodes the following:
- the OGFR gene encoding opioid growth factor receptor isoform X1, which gives rise to MAAWFGLRAEEDETEDEACFWRYDSTWEEEEDEDEEEEDEDEEEEDGGGEEGEPEGAEAAAGEEPEDAGEQPVPSRAWGSRQAEPIWYTLWRKLLMFLFNTEEQRSNSSLLSQRGFQFPGRRNWNAAKDLQRYRRHYPGLIEPENDEEEEMWNLSFYKNEIHFLPHGLHIETLLESWWDNYEVLEENHSYIQWLFPLREHGMNWRAKPLTCQEIQAFKKSKEVMQRFVRAYQLMLRFYGIILINEETGELKRAENWAERFQNLNRFSHNNLRITRILKCLGEMGYERYQVHLVKFFLTETLVKETLPNVKRSALDYFLFTIRSKRKRRELVHYAWQHFRPRGSFVWGPHDKLLKYRARSTKSQLHQKTEGKQETSGKKCDDSVEKDQNQSLEEEQKAGDAADLQPKGNDEDVKEKLSECISKGGDDEEEKEISFTQQEKEDLNSETEEVQGTAENDCTKESKKRKLDANMADAKRGGPLKSPTDIENISRNLGECAIDAEIPSLVPLLQAEEDQETLKEDDASTKGSTVPETTDAAVKRRKVDKRTSRSKTFNLAINLNMGPSACSAKLNPSVANTEAKKENVSEENAAVEATSEKGGGDANGGAVRPPVGSRLPKTGWTTPISDGLELSGDQVVARSGQHHCNSTLLGGESEVDGVEQHKKAENGSGKGQAEVTDKKQVPESDEQSMASTCPEEDSADVATQKPESSEHAAEPDEEPVAAE
- the OGFR gene encoding opioid growth factor receptor isoform X2, translated to MFLFNTEEQRSNSSLLSQRGFQFPGRRNWNAAKDLQRYRRHYPGLIEPENDEEEEMWNLSFYKNEIHFLPHGLHIETLLESWWDNYEVLEENHSYIQWLFPLREHGMNWRAKPLTCQEIQAFKKSKEVMQRFVRAYQLMLRFYGIILINEETGELKRAENWAERFQNLNRFSHNNLRITRILKCLGEMGYERYQVHLVKFFLTETLVKETLPNVKRSALDYFLFTIRSKRKRRELVHYAWQHFRPRGSFVWGPHDKLLKYRARSTKSQLHQKTEGKQETSGKKCDDSVEKDQNQSLEEEQKAGDAADLQPKGNDEDVKEKLSECISKGGDDEEEKEISFTQQEKEDLNSETEEVQGTAENDCTKESKKRKLDANMADAKRGGPLKSPTDIENISRNLGECAIDAEIPSLVPLLQAEEDQETLKEDDASTKGSTVPETTDAAVKRRKVDKRTSRSKTFNLAINLNMGPSACSAKLNPSVANTEAKKENVSEENAAVEATSEKGGGDANGGAVRPPVGSRLPKTGWTTPISDGLELSGDQVVARSGQHHCNSTLLGGESEVDGVEQHKKAENGSGKGQAEVTDKKQVPESDEQSMASTCPEEDSADVATQKPESSEHAAEPDEEPVAAE